In a genomic window of Roseiflexus castenholzii DSM 13941:
- a CDS encoding antibiotic biosynthesis monooxygenase family protein, which yields MMTTANRIFVNPDYADLFEENFRNRAGLVDRMPGFVSNQLLRPVNPGDPYIVLTVWESREHFENWVRSDAFRQGHARSGSLPPETFSAPSKLELHEVVLDTNRPDLTPEPRGKPFRAHG from the coding sequence ATGATGACGACCGCTAACCGCATTTTCGTCAACCCCGACTATGCCGATCTGTTTGAAGAGAACTTCCGCAACCGCGCCGGTCTGGTCGATAGAATGCCTGGATTCGTCAGCAATCAGTTGTTGCGTCCGGTTAATCCCGGCGACCCGTACATCGTTCTGACTGTCTGGGAGAGTCGAGAGCACTTCGAGAACTGGGTGCGTTCAGATGCGTTCCGCCAGGGGCACGCGCGCTCAGGCAGTCTGCCTCCAGAAACGTTCAGTGCCCCCAGCAAACTGGAGTTGCATGAGGTCGTGCTTGACACCAACCGCCCCGACCTGACTCCCGAACCGCGCGGCAAGCCGTTTCGGGCGCACGGGTGA
- a CDS encoding cytochrome c biogenesis protein — MVQRLGSIGKLLVGVWLAGVTVATFVVIPPYQGLGDAGRIVIVHVPTAWVAVIAFTVSAVYSALFLRRRRPDDDAKATAAAEGGLIFTLLSTLTGMVFSQIAWGVFWNWDPRQVTILILLLIYAALFALRSAIDEPERRRRLAAVYSLFAFVTMPFLMFVAPRMAESTLHPNCAFIKGSDCNGITLQVGNVGLLGDQKVQLLGLERQGDIVVAQVKVSTPGLASEAILRPGYDLTTRSYTDRPTFPGQRFTLALESVNLERGEARINMEAPGSGLLANQRTLWVFLASNIGFTMLFVWMFLVRSQVLSLEVQIAQRKVALA; from the coding sequence ATGGTTCAGCGACTCGGTTCGATTGGGAAACTTCTGGTTGGCGTATGGCTGGCAGGCGTGACCGTCGCAACCTTTGTCGTCATTCCGCCGTATCAGGGGCTTGGCGACGCAGGGCGCATCGTTATCGTCCATGTCCCAACCGCGTGGGTGGCGGTCATTGCGTTTACCGTGTCCGCAGTCTACAGCGCCCTCTTCCTGCGCCGGCGGCGTCCTGACGATGACGCAAAGGCGACCGCCGCCGCAGAGGGCGGGTTGATCTTCACCTTGCTGTCGACGTTGACCGGCATGGTGTTTTCGCAGATCGCGTGGGGCGTCTTCTGGAACTGGGATCCGCGCCAGGTGACAATCCTGATCCTGCTGCTGATCTACGCCGCACTCTTTGCGTTGCGCAGCGCCATCGATGAACCGGAGCGACGGCGGCGGTTGGCAGCGGTCTATAGCCTGTTTGCGTTTGTGACGATGCCGTTCCTGATGTTCGTCGCACCGCGTATGGCGGAAAGTACGTTGCATCCGAATTGCGCGTTCATCAAGGGCAGCGACTGCAACGGCATAACACTTCAGGTCGGAAATGTTGGTCTGCTTGGCGATCAGAAGGTGCAGTTGCTGGGACTTGAACGTCAGGGCGACATCGTTGTTGCGCAGGTGAAGGTCAGCACGCCTGGTCTGGCGAGCGAGGCAATCCTGCGACCCGGCTACGATCTGACGACGCGCAGTTACACCGACCGACCAACGTTTCCCGGACAGCGGTTTACGCTGGCGCTCGAATCGGTGAACCTGGAGCGTGGCGAGGCGCGCATCAACATGGAAGCGCCGGGAAGCGGGCTGCTGGCAAATCAGCGCACGCTATGGGTTTTTCTGGCATCCAACATTGGCTTTACTATGCTCTTCGTCTGGATGTTCCTGGTTCGCTCGCAGGTCTTGAGTCTCGAAGTGCAGATAGCGCAGCGAAAGGTGGCGCTGGCATGA
- a CDS encoding FecCD family ABC transporter permease has translation MSAASMVSTSATMHAHIGWRRVGLLPALTLLLLATVLLGAGIGAVAVPPDVIGAMLLRKIGVVIDVPVSTQQEAIFWTIRLPRVLLGTLVGAGLAVSGALLQGVFRNPLADPGLIGVSSGAALGAVAVIVLGISSLGLMTLPLAAFLAGTATTSLVYRLAQRHGRTDVATLLLVGLALNALAGATTGLLTYLADDAQLRSIVFWTMGGLGGALWETLIVAAPWIGLSLVLAPRLGRALNLFALGESEARHLGIEVEQVKRGVILLAALATGTSVALAGPIGFIGLIVPHIVRLIAGPDHRLLLPACALGGANLLVLADLLARTMAAPAEIPVGLITAFAGGPFFLALILRARRQYGWG, from the coding sequence ATGAGCGCAGCATCGATGGTTTCGACATCTGCAACAATGCACGCGCACATCGGATGGCGGCGTGTCGGGTTGCTGCCTGCACTGACCCTGCTGCTGCTGGCAACTGTGCTCCTTGGCGCGGGTATCGGCGCGGTCGCTGTGCCCCCCGACGTTATCGGCGCCATGCTACTGAGGAAGATCGGCGTTGTGATCGATGTTCCTGTCAGTACGCAGCAGGAGGCGATTTTCTGGACGATCCGCCTGCCGCGGGTGCTGCTCGGCACGCTGGTTGGCGCCGGGCTGGCAGTGAGCGGTGCGCTGCTTCAAGGGGTGTTTCGCAACCCGCTGGCTGACCCTGGCTTGATCGGCGTCAGCAGCGGCGCGGCGCTTGGCGCCGTTGCAGTTATTGTCCTTGGTATCTCGTCGCTGGGGTTGATGACCCTGCCGCTGGCGGCGTTTCTCGCCGGTACAGCGACGACGTCCCTCGTCTATCGACTGGCGCAGCGCCATGGTCGCACTGATGTGGCAACCCTGCTCCTCGTCGGGCTGGCGCTCAATGCGCTGGCCGGAGCGACCACCGGATTGTTGACCTATCTGGCGGATGATGCGCAATTGCGATCTATTGTCTTCTGGACGATGGGCGGGTTAGGCGGCGCACTCTGGGAGACCCTGATTGTCGCGGCGCCGTGGATCGGTCTGTCGCTGGTTCTGGCTCCGCGCTTGGGTCGAGCGCTCAACCTGTTTGCGCTTGGTGAGAGCGAGGCGCGCCATCTTGGCATCGAAGTTGAGCAGGTCAAGCGCGGGGTCATTCTGTTAGCGGCGCTTGCCACTGGCACATCCGTGGCGCTTGCCGGTCCGATTGGCTTCATCGGATTGATCGTCCCGCACATCGTGCGCCTGATTGCCGGACCGGACCATCGGCTCCTGTTGCCTGCCTGCGCGCTCGGTGGCGCCAACCTGCTCGTGCTGGCAGACCTGTTGGCGCGCACGATGGCAGCGCCAGCCGAGATACCGGTTGGGCTAATCACCGCATTTGCAGGGGGACCGTTCTTCCTGGCGCTGATCCTGCGCGCCAGACGACAGTATGGTTGGGGATGA
- a CDS encoding heme/hemin ABC transporter substrate-binding protein — protein MTSSHHERHAASVGRLRRMLLGFSLAVVALLAACGTPSPSGVIPPAATRVPASSSLPTPASTSVPGIVESVPGEAEPQLPATVVDYQGEQVTITSIERIVSLNGDVTEIIFALGMGDHVVGVDSSATFPPERTKMLPNIGYQRRLSAEGILALNPTLVIGDEAAGPPETLAQIRTAGVPVAITADPPTLDAPVQKIRFVAQALGIPQRGERLAAQVEAEIARARDLASRITNPPHVLFLYLRGTDVQQVAGSKTPVNVMITAAGGLNAGAEAGIVEFKPLSPEVVIAAQPDVILVLEKGLESVGGVDGLLTIPGLADTPAGKQRRIIAFDDLYLLGMGPRTGQALADLAIALYETSSQEKHP, from the coding sequence ATGACGTCCAGCCATCATGAGCGCCACGCGGCGTCGGTCGGTCGGTTGCGTCGGATGCTTCTTGGGTTCAGCCTGGCTGTCGTGGCGTTGCTCGCTGCATGCGGGACGCCGTCGCCTTCCGGTGTGATTCCTCCCGCAGCCACGAGAGTTCCCGCCTCTTCATCGCTCCCAACACCTGCATCCACGAGTGTGCCGGGGATCGTCGAGTCTGTTCCAGGCGAGGCAGAACCGCAACTTCCGGCCACCGTCGTCGATTATCAGGGCGAGCAGGTGACGATTACGTCCATCGAACGGATCGTCAGTCTGAACGGCGATGTGACCGAAATCATTTTTGCGCTTGGGATGGGGGATCATGTCGTCGGCGTCGATAGCAGTGCCACATTTCCTCCCGAACGCACCAAAATGCTGCCAAACATCGGCTATCAACGGCGATTGAGCGCCGAAGGAATCCTGGCGCTCAATCCGACGCTGGTGATCGGCGATGAGGCGGCCGGTCCGCCCGAAACGCTGGCGCAGATCCGCACCGCAGGCGTGCCGGTGGCGATCACTGCCGATCCGCCAACGCTCGATGCACCGGTGCAGAAAATTCGGTTTGTCGCGCAGGCGCTCGGCATTCCGCAGCGCGGCGAACGCCTTGCCGCGCAGGTCGAAGCCGAGATCGCGCGCGCGCGCGACCTGGCGAGTCGAATAACGAACCCGCCGCATGTCCTCTTTCTCTATCTGCGCGGCACGGATGTTCAGCAGGTCGCCGGCAGTAAAACGCCGGTCAATGTGATGATCACTGCCGCCGGCGGACTCAATGCAGGTGCGGAAGCCGGGATTGTGGAGTTCAAACCGTTGAGTCCCGAAGTGGTCATTGCTGCGCAACCCGATGTGATTCTAGTGCTGGAAAAAGGGCTGGAGTCAGTTGGCGGCGTCGATGGTCTGCTGACCATCCCCGGTCTCGCTGACACGCCGGCCGGGAAACAGCGTCGGATCATTGCATTCGATGATCTCTACCTGCTCGGCATGGGTCCGCGCACCGGCCAGGCGCTCGCCGATCTCGCCATCGCATTGTATGAGACTTCATCACAGGAGAAGCATCCATGA
- a CDS encoding heme ABC transporter ATP-binding protein, with product MSAPMIEAHALKYHADDRCLIDGVSLTVNAGDVVAIAGPNGAGKSTLLNLLAGDLRPTTGRILLDGVPLDRLRAGDLALRRAVLRQRVSVTLPFTTFEVALMGRAPHLRGRAEGLADIAITQDALAQTDMAPFAQRLFPTLSGGEQTRASIARVLVQQAPLLLLDEPTAALDLCHQHAALRLARAIARTGGAAIIVLHDLNLAAAYADRIGILYQGRLVAMGAPWDVLRPDLLSEVYRVPVSVVPHPYTGAPLLLTIPDSLTSDRQGGMYDVQPS from the coding sequence GTGTCCGCTCCGATGATCGAAGCGCATGCTCTGAAGTATCACGCCGATGACCGCTGCCTGATCGACGGGGTTTCGCTGACGGTCAACGCCGGCGATGTGGTGGCGATCGCAGGTCCAAACGGCGCGGGGAAGAGCACGTTGCTCAACCTGCTCGCGGGTGATCTCCGTCCAACAACAGGGCGCATTCTGCTGGATGGTGTTCCACTCGACCGGTTGCGCGCCGGTGATCTGGCGTTGCGACGTGCAGTGCTCCGCCAGCGGGTGAGTGTGACCCTACCATTCACCACCTTCGAGGTGGCGCTCATGGGGCGCGCGCCGCATCTGCGCGGGCGGGCGGAAGGTCTGGCGGATATAGCGATCACGCAGGACGCGCTTGCCCAAACCGATATGGCGCCGTTTGCGCAACGGTTGTTTCCAACGCTTTCCGGTGGAGAGCAGACCCGCGCGAGCATCGCGCGAGTCCTGGTGCAGCAGGCGCCACTCCTGCTGCTCGACGAACCGACTGCTGCACTCGATCTGTGCCATCAGCACGCGGCGCTGCGCCTGGCGCGCGCCATCGCGCGCACCGGCGGGGCTGCAATCATCGTTCTCCACGATCTTAACCTTGCAGCCGCCTATGCCGACCGGATTGGGATCCTTTACCAGGGGCGGCTCGTCGCCATGGGCGCACCCTGGGATGTGTTGCGTCCAGATTTGCTGAGCGAGGTCTATCGCGTTCCGGTCTCTGTCGTGCCGCATCCGTATACCGGCGCGCCACTGCTGCTGACAATCCCCGATAGCCTGACCTCAGACAGACAGGGAGGTATGTATGACGTCCAGCCATCATGA
- a CDS encoding GNAT family N-acetyltransferase → MARVRGRGGRGAGLRPAPLMARVRGRGTGLRPAPLMARVRGRRGRGGRGAGLRPAPPGIRPFTACDLEALLPLVEALHAGDGDPFDPQRTCAALRMLLDYPEYGAVHVAAINDDIVGYIVGSLGLSIEAGGRFLLIDELYVTPAWRGRGLARALLASLLPYAHAHGCRVVELEVGWENDRARTWYERLGFERHRRFFCSTTLETLSRRLATRVGDHSLPQQM, encoded by the coding sequence ATGGCGCGGGTGAGGGGCAGGGGGGGCAGGGGGGCAGGTCTGAGACCTGCCCCTCTGATGGCGCGGGTGAGGGGCAGGGGGACAGGTCTGAGACCAGCCCCTCTGATGGCGCGGGTGAGGGGCAGGAGGGGCAGGGGGGGCAGGGGGGCAGGTCTGAGACCTGCCCCTCCTGGCATCCGACCTTTCACCGCCTGCGACCTCGAGGCGTTGTTGCCGCTGGTCGAGGCGCTCCACGCTGGCGACGGTGATCCGTTCGATCCGCAACGCACCTGCGCCGCTCTGCGGATGCTGCTGGATTACCCTGAGTATGGCGCGGTTCACGTCGCTGCCATTAACGACGATATCGTCGGGTATATTGTCGGGTCGTTGGGGCTGTCGATCGAGGCGGGTGGGCGTTTCCTGTTGATCGACGAGTTGTATGTGACTCCTGCGTGGCGCGGGCGCGGGCTGGCGCGCGCGCTGCTGGCGAGCCTGCTGCCTTATGCGCATGCGCATGGCTGCCGCGTCGTGGAACTGGAAGTCGGCTGGGAGAACGACCGCGCGCGCACCTGGTATGAACGGCTTGGCTTTGAACGGCATCGCCGCTTCTTCTGCTCGACGACACTGGAAACATTGAGCCGACGCCTGGCGACTCGCGTCGGCGACCACTCCCTGCCCCAACAAATGTGA
- the aceA gene encoding isocitrate lyase, which translates to MAGLHRDRDIAELEQRWATDPRWQGIRRDYSAADVVRLRGTLKVEYTLASVGARRLWDLLQNEPYVATFGALTGAQATQMVRAGLKAIYMSGWQVAADANLAGQTYPDQSLYPSNSVPALVRRINNALMRADQIHASEGKNDIYWYAPIVADAEAGFGGPLHAFELTKAMIEAGAAGVHFEDQLASEKKCGHLGGKVLVPTSQFVRTLTAARLAADVLDVPTVLIARTDAQAATLLLSDADEYDRPFITGERTPEGFYRVKSGLDAAIARGLAYAPYADLIWCETAHPDLDEARRFAEGIHAKFPGKMLAYNCSPSFNWKRNLDDATIAAFQRELAAMGYKFQFITLAGWHMINYHAFELAKAYAAEGMTAYVKLQQAEFAAEQEGYTATRHQREVGTGYFDEVSTIISGGLSSTTALAGSTEEEQFH; encoded by the coding sequence ATGGCTGGTTTACATCGCGACCGGGACATCGCCGAACTGGAGCAGCGCTGGGCGACCGATCCGCGCTGGCAGGGCATCCGCCGTGACTACAGCGCCGCCGATGTGGTGCGTTTGCGCGGGACGCTGAAAGTCGAGTACACCCTGGCAAGCGTGGGGGCGCGACGCCTGTGGGACCTGTTGCAGAACGAGCCGTATGTTGCCACATTTGGGGCGCTGACCGGTGCACAGGCGACGCAAATGGTTCGCGCCGGTCTTAAGGCGATCTATATGAGTGGCTGGCAGGTCGCTGCCGATGCGAATCTGGCGGGGCAGACCTATCCCGATCAGAGTCTCTATCCGTCGAACAGCGTCCCGGCGCTGGTGCGGCGGATCAATAATGCGCTCATGCGTGCCGATCAGATTCACGCATCGGAAGGTAAGAACGATATCTACTGGTATGCCCCAATCGTTGCCGATGCCGAGGCGGGCTTTGGCGGTCCGCTCCATGCCTTTGAATTGACGAAGGCGATGATCGAGGCCGGCGCAGCCGGCGTCCATTTCGAGGATCAGTTGGCATCGGAAAAGAAGTGTGGTCATCTGGGCGGTAAGGTGCTCGTGCCAACGTCGCAGTTCGTCCGCACGCTGACGGCGGCGCGCCTGGCAGCCGATGTGCTCGATGTGCCAACGGTGTTGATTGCGCGCACCGATGCGCAGGCGGCGACGCTCCTCCTCTCCGATGCCGATGAATACGATCGCCCCTTCATTACCGGTGAGCGCACGCCGGAAGGTTTCTATCGCGTGAAGAGCGGCCTGGATGCGGCGATTGCCCGTGGTCTGGCGTATGCGCCGTATGCCGATCTGATCTGGTGCGAGACGGCGCACCCCGATCTGGACGAGGCGCGCCGGTTCGCCGAAGGCATCCACGCGAAGTTCCCCGGTAAGATGCTGGCGTACAACTGCTCGCCATCCTTCAACTGGAAGCGCAACCTGGACGACGCAACGATCGCAGCGTTCCAGCGCGAACTGGCGGCAATGGGCTATAAGTTCCAGTTCATTACGCTGGCGGGCTGGCATATGATCAACTACCACGCCTTCGAACTCGCCAAAGCCTATGCTGCTGAAGGGATGACCGCGTATGTGAAGTTGCAGCAGGCGGAATTCGCCGCCGAGCAGGAAGGATATACCGCAACCCGACATCAGCGCGAGGTGGGGACCGGCTATTTCGATGAGGTGTCCACGATTATCTCTGGCGGTCTGTCTTCGACGACTGCACTCGCCGGTTCGACCGAAGAGGAGCAGTTCCATTGA
- the aceB gene encoding malate synthase A, with product MDTPQRVEILGSTRPEWSEILSVEALDFIAALARQFEHRRRALLAAREQRWADIRGGALPDFLSETAEIRGSDWKVASIPADFSNRRVEITGPTDRRMVINALNSGAQVFMADFEDANAPTWENMVQGQLNLRDAVRRTITFVSPEGREYRLNDTIATLAVRPRGWHLIEKHVHVDGEPVAGAFFDFGLYFFHNARELIRRGSGPYFYLPKMQSHLEARLWNDVFNFAQDRLGIPRGTIRATVLIEHILAVFEMEEILYELREHSSGLNLGRWDYIYSFIKTFNHRSDWIFPDRAQVTMTTHFLRSAAELLVYSCHRRGAHALGGMSAFIPNRREPEITERALAQVRADKEREAKQGFDGAWVAHPDLVPTVLEVFSAAYEGDHQIHYVPQVHVTAADLLTIPQGTITEAGLRNNITVALQYIEAWLGGRGAVAIFNLMEDVATAEIARSQLWQWVRYNARLDDGRTIDETMYKTMRDEELHTLVAARTGDHHFALAAELLDELTLSRDFVEFLTIPGYRRLD from the coding sequence GTGGACACACCGCAGCGTGTCGAAATTCTCGGTTCGACCAGGCCGGAGTGGTCGGAGATCCTCTCGGTTGAAGCGCTCGATTTTATTGCTGCTCTGGCGCGTCAGTTCGAACATCGCCGGCGCGCGTTGCTTGCGGCGCGCGAGCAGCGTTGGGCGGATATCAGAGGGGGCGCATTGCCCGATTTTCTGTCGGAGACGGCTGAGATTCGCGGCAGTGATTGGAAGGTGGCGTCGATCCCTGCCGATTTCTCGAACCGGCGTGTGGAGATTACCGGTCCGACCGATCGGCGTATGGTGATTAACGCCCTGAACTCCGGTGCGCAGGTGTTCATGGCCGATTTTGAGGACGCGAATGCGCCCACCTGGGAGAATATGGTGCAGGGGCAGCTCAACCTGCGCGATGCCGTGCGTCGGACGATCACGTTCGTCAGTCCGGAGGGGCGCGAGTATCGCCTGAACGACACGATTGCAACGCTGGCGGTGCGTCCGCGTGGCTGGCATCTGATTGAGAAGCATGTCCATGTGGACGGCGAGCCGGTGGCCGGCGCGTTCTTCGATTTCGGTCTTTATTTCTTCCACAATGCGCGCGAATTGATCCGACGCGGCAGCGGTCCGTACTTCTATCTGCCGAAGATGCAGAGCCATCTGGAAGCGCGCCTGTGGAACGATGTGTTCAATTTTGCCCAGGATCGGCTTGGTATTCCGCGCGGCACGATCCGTGCAACGGTGCTGATCGAGCATATTCTTGCCGTCTTCGAAATGGAAGAAATCCTTTACGAATTGCGTGAGCATAGCAGCGGCTTGAACCTGGGACGCTGGGATTATATCTACAGTTTTATTAAGACGTTCAACCATCGCAGCGACTGGATTTTTCCCGATCGGGCGCAGGTGACGATGACGACACATTTCCTGCGCTCAGCGGCGGAACTCCTGGTCTATTCCTGCCACAGGCGCGGCGCTCACGCGCTCGGTGGTATGTCGGCGTTTATTCCGAACCGGCGTGAGCCGGAGATTACTGAACGCGCGCTGGCGCAGGTTCGCGCCGATAAGGAGCGTGAGGCAAAGCAGGGGTTCGATGGCGCCTGGGTGGCGCATCCCGACCTGGTGCCAACTGTGCTTGAGGTCTTCAGTGCCGCGTATGAGGGCGATCATCAGATCCATTACGTGCCGCAGGTTCATGTCACTGCTGCCGATCTGCTGACCATTCCGCAGGGGACGATTACCGAAGCGGGGTTGCGCAACAATATCACGGTTGCGTTGCAGTACATCGAAGCGTGGTTGGGCGGTCGCGGCGCGGTGGCGATCTTCAACTTGATGGAAGATGTGGCGACGGCGGAAATTGCGCGCTCGCAACTCTGGCAGTGGGTGCGCTACAATGCCCGCCTGGATGATGGACGCACCATTGATGAGACAATGTATAAGACGATGCGCGACGAAGAATTGCACACGCTGGTCGCGGCGCGCACCGGTGATCATCATTTTGCGCTGGCGGCGGAATTGCTCGATGAACTGACGCTGTCGCGCGATTTTGTGGAGTTCCTGACCATCCCCGGCTATCGCCGTCTGGATTGA
- a CDS encoding dihydrodipicolinate synthase family protein, whose translation MATSSFRAPDEAVIAHACRVAEVAPDLPIVLSIIPQNAGNTLSSAVVATIAARCSNVVGLKDRTEISMPASLYNGIRRPLTGAV comes from the coding sequence GTGGCGACCTCCTCCTTTCGCGCGCCCGACGAGGCGGTGATCGCTCACGCCTGTCGCGTCGCTGAGGTGGCGCCCGATCTGCCGATCGTTCTGTCCATTATCCCACAGAACGCCGGCAACACGCTATCCTCCGCCGTCGTCGCGACCATCGCGGCGCGCTGTTCGAACGTCGTCGGACTCAAGGATCGCACGGAGATCTCGATGCCCGCTTCGCTTTACAATGGCATTCGGCGGCCGCTTACAGGCGCTGTGTGA
- a CDS encoding dihydrodipicolinate synthase family protein, with amino-acid sequence MAKERTDGCRLPTRTGDACPTADLRAHVAWLIDHSVHGLMPAGAAGKGPLPTTSECRQILEVVVDAAAGRVIVFAHIGAIATRGAAARRPRRWRPPPFARPTRR; translated from the coding sequence TTGGCGAAAGAACGCACGGACGGGTGCCGACTGCCAACACGCACGGGGGATGCTTGCCCTACCGCCGACCTGCGCGCCCACGTCGCCTGGCTGATCGACCACAGCGTCCACGGCCTGATGCCCGCCGGGGCCGCCGGCAAAGGTCCGCTCCCGACGACGTCCGAATGCCGGCAGATCCTGGAGGTCGTCGTGGACGCGGCTGCGGGGCGCGTGATCGTCTTCGCCCACATCGGCGCCATCGCCACGCGCGGGGCTGCGGCGCGCAGGCCGCGTCGGTGGCGACCTCCTCCTTTCGCGCGCCCGACGAGGCGGTGA
- a CDS encoding putative toxin-antitoxin system toxin component, PIN family: MANEPRFVFDTNVVISALLLRHSVARQAFDRATRTGKLLVSGMTIEELNAVLRRKGFERYVTEEERMEFLSAFVGDGVLVEIVERVVACRDPKDDKFLELAINGKATCIVSGDEDLLILHPFRGIAIVTPRQFLEHPI, from the coding sequence ATGGCGAATGAACCGCGCTTTGTCTTTGACACCAATGTTGTTATCAGCGCGCTCCTCCTGAGACATTCTGTTGCTCGCCAAGCCTTTGACAGGGCAACACGCACAGGAAAATTGCTTGTCTCCGGTATGACTATTGAAGAATTGAACGCTGTCCTGCGACGCAAAGGATTTGAAAGGTATGTAACTGAAGAAGAGCGGATGGAATTCTTGAGTGCTTTTGTTGGGGATGGTGTTTTGGTGGAAATTGTCGAGCGCGTGGTGGCGTGTCGAGATCCCAAAGATGACAAGTTTCTTGAATTGGCTATCAATGGCAAGGCAACCTGTATTGTGAGTGGTGACGAAGACCTGCTCATTCTACATCCGTTTCGCGGGATAGCGATTGTGACACCTCGGCAATTTCTAGAGCACCCAATCTAA
- a CDS encoding transposase, giving the protein MLARQPPIFVIDGSTVGRGCMGLLISGLSQRRALPITWAAAAGRTGHLPQLRQCALLERLARFVPADAAVTILGNGAYDRTDGHAAITARGRQDVGRTASDILLTIGESAIAMRDRAPRRGAIVAVEQSRMTAAQDGPVHALAVWDAADERPIYLVTTHVDLKHAPALYRRRAPIETSFLDQKRRGVRINRSRLSDPALLARLLIATTLVYPWVVSLEVVARRDAVRGRIHRLDRCDLRPFSPGLRLLAYGLRHQRTIPRGLPKPLVLAQQHALKSSVSFSGIGRPFSRRAFLISP; this is encoded by the coding sequence ATGCTGGCCCGTCAGCCGCCGATCTTCGTGATCGATGGCAGTACGGTTGGACGCGGATGCATGGGTTTGCTGATCAGCGGGTTGTCTCAGCGCCGCGCGCTCCCGATCACCTGGGCGGCGGCGGCCGGTCGCACGGGCCATCTGCCGCAGCTGCGGCAGTGCGCGCTGCTGGAGCGACTGGCCCGGTTCGTTCCGGCGGATGCTGCCGTGACCATCCTGGGGAATGGCGCATATGACAGAACCGATGGGCACGCAGCAATCACCGCGCGCGGTCGGCAGGATGTCGGTCGCACCGCCAGCGATATCCTGCTGACGATTGGGGAGAGCGCCATCGCAATGCGGGATCGCGCACCCAGGCGCGGGGCGATCGTGGCGGTCGAGCAGTCCCGGATGACGGCGGCCCAGGACGGCCCGGTCCACGCGCTGGCGGTCTGGGACGCGGCCGACGAGCGCCCCATCTATCTGGTGACGACGCACGTTGATCTGAAGCATGCGCCAGCGCTGTATCGCCGCCGCGCCCCGATCGAGACCTCTTTCTTGGACCAGAAGAGGCGCGGCGTTCGGATCAACCGGAGTCGCCTCAGCGATCCGGCGCTCCTTGCGCGCCTGCTGATTGCGACGACGCTGGTCTATCCGTGGGTCGTCTCTCTGGAGGTTGTGGCGCGACGGGACGCGGTGCGCGGGCGCATTCACCGATTGGATCGTTGCGATCTCCGCCCGTTCTCGCCTGGCTTGCGGCTGCTGGCCTATGGTTTGCGTCATCAACGCACCATCCCACGTGGGTTGCCGAAACCGCTCGTGCTCGCACAACAACACGCGCTCAAAAGTTCTGTATCGTTTTCAGGAATAGGACGCCCCTTTTCACGCAGGGCATTCTTGATTTCGCCATAA